The following coding sequences are from one Elusimicrobium minutum Pei191 window:
- the nudC gene encoding NAD(+) diphosphatase: protein MIMRVNSYWFVFYKNNLLLKKEGGRYSVPLSPRALLTCNAKKIYASGCLNKTNCKTFEVKRKINTDGFEWIGLRECFLLLPEKTFWAAGKSFQFLTWARDSRYCPACGVKTKPYSYNANMCPFCKKEIYPNIASAVMVLVQKGDSLLMIRGKNFKGNHYGLVAGFLEAGESLEECAAREVMEETNLKIKNLKYFSSQPWPFPSGLMIGFFSDYAGGKLKADPGEVAEAAFFTVSSMPKLPSKISLARKMTDAWIKEQKKRF, encoded by the coding sequence ATAATTTGCTCCTTAAAAAGGAAGGGGGCAGATATTCCGTTCCTTTATCTCCGCGCGCGCTGTTAACATGCAACGCTAAGAAAATATATGCCTCAGGCTGTTTAAATAAAACAAACTGCAAAACCTTTGAGGTTAAAAGAAAAATTAATACAGACGGGTTTGAATGGATTGGGTTAAGAGAATGTTTTTTGCTTTTGCCCGAAAAAACTTTTTGGGCGGCGGGTAAAAGTTTTCAATTTTTAACATGGGCGCGCGACAGCCGCTACTGCCCGGCATGCGGCGTTAAAACCAAACCATATTCTTATAACGCCAATATGTGCCCGTTTTGCAAAAAGGAAATTTATCCCAACATAGCGTCCGCCGTTATGGTGCTTGTGCAAAAGGGGGATTCTTTGCTTATGATACGGGGCAAAAATTTTAAAGGCAATCATTACGGGCTTGTGGCGGGATTCTTAGAAGCCGGCGAGAGTTTGGAAGAATGCGCCGCCAGGGAAGTTATGGAAGAAACAAACTTAAAAATAAAAAATTTAAAGTATTTTTCCAGCCAGCCATGGCCTTTCCCAAGCGGATTGATGATTGGTTTTTTTTCTGATTACGCGGGCGGTAAACTTAAGGCAGACCCCGGCGAAGTGGCCGAAGCGGCTTTCTTTACAGTTTCTTCTATGCCTAAACTGCCTTCTAAAATAAGCCTCGCCCGTAAAATGACAGACGCTTGGATTAAGGAACAAAAAAAGCGGTTTTAG
- a CDS encoding phospholipase D-like domain-containing protein, whose amino-acid sequence MELLREILHFIFYSYTMAVVFHIGLAVCVTVHVLLYKTNVYSSIGWIGLAWFSPVFGGIIYIIFGINRIRMKAAELKENNGKASFKMVSEKELKEYLKTIPDYIVPLARLGLHVHPVREVSGNNIELLINGDQAYPEMAGAISKAKKDVLLSSYIFDYDNAGKIFVDAIKKACSNGAKIYILIDAVGNSKYNSKLGRIFKKLKNVNFVKFLPPNIPISLPFINLRTHRKILIVDGNTAFFGGMNIRGKCMLKDNPKNPTRDITFKVSGPVIDQIREIFVEDWYFSAKQNIRPSYYDEKANPSFAAYARVIPDGPESEEEKIMTVCLAGLNYANKKINIITPYFLPTEIILKAIEMAAMRGVEVNIILPRSSNHKIIEWGGEANYARLLKHNVNIYLTGAPFDHSKAMTVDGVWSFIGSSNWDERSFKLNFEANMEVVCYKLAKQIDDYLKDRINNAEKIKFTDYDKMPLLRKLRNNACRLATPYF is encoded by the coding sequence ATGGAACTTTTACGAGAGATTTTACACTTTATTTTTTATTCTTATACAATGGCTGTTGTCTTTCATATAGGCCTTGCGGTATGTGTAACGGTGCATGTTTTGCTTTATAAAACCAATGTGTATTCCTCAATAGGCTGGATAGGCCTTGCCTGGTTTTCACCTGTGTTTGGCGGCATAATTTATATAATTTTCGGCATAAACCGTATTCGCATGAAAGCGGCCGAACTTAAAGAAAATAACGGCAAGGCTTCTTTTAAAATGGTTTCAGAAAAAGAGTTGAAAGAATATTTAAAAACTATTCCGGATTATATTGTTCCTCTGGCCAGGCTCGGCCTTCATGTTCACCCGGTAAGAGAAGTCAGCGGCAATAACATTGAGCTGCTTATTAACGGCGACCAAGCTTACCCCGAAATGGCCGGGGCGATATCAAAGGCCAAAAAAGATGTTTTGCTTTCAAGTTATATTTTTGATTATGATAACGCGGGCAAAATTTTTGTGGACGCGATAAAAAAAGCCTGTTCAAACGGCGCCAAAATTTATATTTTAATTGACGCTGTCGGCAACTCTAAATACAATTCAAAGCTTGGCAGAATATTTAAAAAATTAAAAAATGTTAATTTTGTAAAATTTCTGCCGCCAAATATACCTATCTCTCTTCCTTTTATTAATTTAAGAACCCACCGCAAAATACTTATTGTAGACGGGAATACCGCTTTTTTTGGAGGCATGAATATACGCGGCAAGTGTATGCTTAAAGATAATCCTAAAAATCCCACGCGCGATATAACTTTTAAAGTATCTGGCCCGGTAATTGACCAAATAAGGGAAATTTTTGTTGAGGACTGGTATTTTTCGGCTAAGCAAAATATAAGGCCTTCTTATTATGACGAAAAAGCAAACCCCTCATTTGCTGCGTATGCCCGAGTTATACCGGACGGCCCCGAGAGTGAGGAAGAAAAAATAATGACCGTCTGTTTAGCCGGCCTTAATTACGCTAATAAAAAAATTAACATTATCACGCCTTATTTTCTGCCTACTGAAATTATTTTAAAAGCTATTGAAATGGCCGCAATGCGCGGCGTTGAAGTTAATATTATTTTGCCCCGTAGTTCAAACCACAAAATAATAGAGTGGGGCGGTGAGGCTAACTACGCCAGACTTCTTAAACATAATGTAAATATTTATCTTACGGGCGCGCCTTTTGACCATAGCAAAGCCATGACGGTTGACGGTGTGTGGAGTTTTATAGGTTCTTCTAATTGGGATGAACGCAGTTTTAAACTTAACTTTGAGGCCAATATGGAAGTTGTTTGTTACAAACTGGCAAAGCAGATAGATGATTACCTTAAAGACCGTATAAACAATGCTGAAAAGATTAAATTTACAGATTATGACAAAATGCCTTTGCTTAGGAAGCTAAGAAACAATGCCTGCCGCTTAGCCACTCCTTATTTTTAA